TTCATTTTCCATCTGCCACATTCTCTGTATTTCTAACTCTAGGTCTTAgcaattgctttttttttcgatttctttcaGGGCGATATTTCTGTCTGATGCAATAGACACATCAATTAGTTTACATGTGGAGTTCACTGAATTTTTAATGAGGATATCTGGTCTGTTCGCTGTAATAGTTCTATCAGTATTGACTGGCATGTCCCACACGATTTTGCTGTCTTTGCTGTGCGTCACAGATTCTGGCTTGTGCTCGTACCACTCGTCTATAACCTCGATATCATGATCTTGACAGATGTTCCAGTGGCGATACACTGCAGCTTTATCGTGCTTGGAGATATATTCTGTTTTGGCTACTACCTCACATCCAGAAACGATATGGTCCACTGTCTCTTCACGTTGTTAGCACATTCTACATTTGCTTTCCACTTTCTGGCCACAAATTACTTTCTGGTAGTTTCTGGTATTTAATGCCTGATCTTGGGCTGCTACCAGTAGCCCCTCTGTTTCTCCTTTCAGATTACTTGAAAGCCACTTATTGGTGGTGACTGTGTCAACATGAGGCTTCTCTAGGATCTTTGGCTGTTGGCCATGTagagctttgtttttctttttttcctctttcactGATTTTGTCTTGGACGtgataatattttttagggcTTGAGCATTTTCTGAGTCTGATTTATCTTCTTTGTTCTCAAATTTTGACATTGGTACTTCCCTTTTGAACTTAGTCGCGTTCTTGgttattgaatttttttgctttagtCCTGTCATGTTCAAGCACCTCCTTTGTACATTGCCCGTCTTTGTTCTTCCGATAGTGATCGAGCCCTATTGTTGCTATCTTGAATGCTGTCTCTTCCTCGATCAGACCCCTGCTTCCATCTATACTTGAGATGTACAGCCTTTCCACATCTGCTTTAGGATGTAACATCTTGTGCATGTTCAACAGTTTGCGTGTTTTTGTATCAATCTTCTTCAGTTCTGAGATTTTCCAATCAATGATGCCAAAACTATATTGTCTCTGCAACTGTGTCTGCAAAGCTATTGACAGCTTCTATTTTGTTTCTCCCATTGAGCTCAGTCCTTAGAATCAATCGTTCTCTCCTAAGGtattcttttcttattttctctttcattttactGTGTTGGATACCATCACTTTTATCTACACCAAGGTATTTATATATTCCTTCCTGGTTCAACTCTTCTATGGCTGTGTATTCATCCATTATGTTTCCAGTTGAGGCCAGTTTCCCTTTCTTGAAACTTTGGCATATTTTCTAACGAAAATTCCATACCAATGTCATCACCGAATTGTTTCACGATTTTTAATTCTCCAACTTGTTCATGGTCATTTTTGCTGTACAGTTTTAGATTATCcatataaaacaaattgctaATTGGGGCACTTGTGTTTGAGATCTTGTAACCATATCCAGATGTGCAAAaatttggtcttatcaaacgagtaataaaggttgaattaccacggTGAAAGAATTAGAAAGCTAAGCTTTCTTATTCTCACTTCTGCTATTTTGCCTAACCCTCGACCTCTGCCTTTAACATCTGAGCTGGCCACATCTGGATATGGGTTtctagtttccaaagaaactgtggtgctgcgtcggtgggagagatcaaaccattttctttttattctttgtGATATGGGTACAACTTTTTTCTGTTAAAATCGATGTGAGTACTTTGTAAGATGTTGATAAGCAGGCAATTGGCCTGTAGTTTTTGGGGTTCTCTATGTCTTTGCACTTTGGTAGTAAGTATgttatattattaaaaaatattattatctcTAATTCTTCTTGATTCTTCTATCATGTTCACCATTAGTGCCGGATCCAATCCAGGGTCTGGGGCTCTAATGGGTAGTCATGGTCTTCATTCGATCGATAGAACTTTTTGGAGGATAAAGCTTGATCCTAGGAGGGCGATCTTTTGAAGTCCTgtatgttaatttttcttgGTATCTTGTCAATGTGTATTTCGATGCCTTTCATGACTACTCCAAGTGCCCCGATGATAACAGGtactgttattgttttcaatctcCACATTTTTGTAATCTCAATTTCCAGATCTCAAAACTTGGACAGGAGCcaatgagcaggagcttgcaactcccacacaaagcctatgtcacggcgcatttttacagactgatctatttttagtacaccttttcttttgtgaaagaaaggcagttctggtccagtgacgcagtgacgtcaattagtgtcttgtgattggttatggcactcccacgtctcattcaaagtagattcgatctaaaaataaatcggacTATGAAAACGctgtgacaggaatatagttgtGTGTGAagtctttattattattggaaaCAATCAGACTCAACAGACGTGAGTCTTTACAATGGGAATTATGAATTATAgatgaaatttaatatttacaaaaagatatcTTGACGATGCAAATtatagaaataaataaataaatttaaactacGATAAGATACGATAAGATAAAAAGAGGGACAatcaaaaatgataaaatttaactacacaaatttaaaaagacatcTGTTCATAAACGAGTTTTTGTATCTTTCAGTTCTTATCTGGGGCAGTTGAAATTCGTGGCCTCTTTTGCTTAACTTTCTAGATTTTTTGGGGGGTAACAAATCTTGAAGAGGATGATCTTTCGTGGTGGTGATCTTATTAAACAGAAGTTTGTCTCTCTCTTGAATCAAGGTCGATATCTCAAAATCAGCTTTAGCAGTGTAACCATATCGGTAGGCTCGTTTACAGTAGTTGTCGATTCAATCCAAATACTTCTTAGAAGCAGATCCCCAGACCTCTAGGCCATACGCGAATAAGGATAAGGTGAGAGAGTCAAATAACTTGTTGAGTTGATCTTGAGAATACCCATAAAACTTGCAAACCCTCAATATGTATAGGCGACTGCTTGCTTTGGCTATTAGTTTGTCGACATGAAGGTCCCAGTAGCAAGGGTTTTCTTGAAATATAATACCGACCAACTTGATCCAGATCTTACTCTCAATGTCAGGGACCGGTTGTGGGTTGGGCTTAGTAGTCTTCCCGTGTATCAGCATCTCCCACGTTTTTGAAAGGTCATTTTATTGCTGGCAGCCCAATCTCTTACGCTGTTAACTTCATTAATTGTCGCGTCAGTACTATCTTTGCTTACTGGGATGCTGATGGTACTGTCGTCCGCAAACTTCACCAAAAGGTTTCTTCTAGGGTCAGCTAATTGTATGTCGTTAACCATCAAGAAGAACAAGATGGGGCCAAGAACAGTTCCTTGAGGCACGCCTCTATTGATATCTATGAACTCTGTGGTTATTCCATCAACCACGACCCTCTGTTTTCTTTGACTCAAGAAGTCAAGGATCCAGTTGATCACATAGGGATTTATATCTGTTGCTTTAAGCTTGTCAGAGAGGATGTAATGAGAAAcagttgagttgcatgctcctactcctACTTACCAGTTTGTCATGAGGATTCTTGGGTCGTCTGTATGCAATCAAGGCTGGTTCAGCAAATATTCTTGATAAGCGTCcttttgatttcaaaaattCCCAATGTCTTCGGGCAGGTGCCGatgagcttgcaactcccatactaagcaagctatgtcacggcatttccACAGGCTGATCTATtgttagtacaccttttcttttgtgaaagaaaggcagttccggtccagtgacgcagtgacgtcaattcgTGTCTTGTGACTGGTTATGGCACTCATGTTGTATGATTGACATGTATGTAGATTAGCATGATGAAATAGCCTCGTTGTGAGGTATTAAAACAGTGTTATTGCGAATGGCGTATATTTGTGTGTTTGACATGGTGGCAGCGGTGGGCAACCCAACAAACTAACCTTATTACGTCCCTTCTGTCATCCCAATCATCGGAAAAAGCTGTCGGTAAATCCATTAAAAGGAACAACCACTCAAGACAACTCAACCCAAGGGAAACGACGGCGACAGCCGACGAGTTTTCAAGTCTATCGGACAAACGTCGAAACCTACCACCGAACAAGCAACCAAGGCTTCAAGTCAAGCAAATCGGTGAAGTATTCAGGACAAATCAATTTTCTATAAACtttacttcattttctcaAGCAAGATTCGCAGCCTTTGAACTTTTGGAGTAATTTAGTATACACGTTTACcttgtgaaaacgatttcTCGAGTAAAATTACATACCGGGACGAGCGCGAACTGGGGCGAATCACAGGGAGCCCAAAATTGAACAATACGGATTTTCTCttaatttttcaatcatttgTTATTGCTTGTCGCATAACTTATCTCATACTTCGTAGTGGTTGCATTTTACTTGTATATTATGGCTACTTATCAAATCTCTGCCCCATCACCTATGTCTGTCAAGGGAGATGTTGCGGAAAACTGGAAGGACTTTGAAAACTCATGGGAATATTACGTGATTGCCACTGATCTGAGATCCAAACTCGACAACGACGAAGGGAAAGAGATTGTTGCCGCAACACTGTGCACAGTCATGGGAGCCGATTGCAAACGGATCATGAACTCTCTCCCAAGTTTGTCAACCGCAAACAAGAAAGATCCCGCGAGGATCGTCCAAGAACTGAAGAAACACTTCATTCCTCAACGCAATGTTTTGTACGAGCGCTTTGTATTCAATTCCGCTGTACAAAAACCCGGTGAAACAATCGACGAGTATGTTGTTCGCCTTCGACAGATGGCTGAATCGTGCGAATTTGGCACGCTTAAAGACTCGCTCATACGGGACCGGATCGTGATTGGTACAACAGACGAAGGCGGTCGTGAAAGATTGTTGAGGGAGAGGCCGGTACCAAACTTGGAGAAGGCAATTGAAAGTCTCCGAGCATTCGAGATCTCCAGAACACACAAGCAGGTGATCAGCGGTAAAGAGCCAGAGATGATACAACACACAGAGAAACGACGCAACACCTATAAGCCAAAGGGCCCTAGGAAAGCGGGCAAACAGGGCGAGCCGAAGAGGTCCCCCAAACCTAGACCCCAGCAACGGCAGTCGGAATCTTGCAAGTGGTGCGGCCGCAAAGAAGACCACACGCGGAAAGACTGCCCAGCAAAAGACGCAAAGTGTCACCTCTGCCAGAAAAATGGCCACTTTGCCACAGTGTGTCAGTCATCCAAATGCGTCAATGCCGTGGATAAAGATGACTGCTTTGACAGCTACTACACGATGGGTGAAGTCAGCTCCCACCGGGAAGACTTCTGGTCATCTGATGTAATTGTTAACAGCAACTCTTGCGAGTTCAAGCTTGATAGCGGTTCAAAGGTCACAGTAGTCAGTGACCATACACCTTGGCTCAAGGGACTCAAACTCGATCCAATAAAAAGCGAGTTCCGAGATCCTGGAAATATAAAACTGTCTTACCTTTTCAAAGGTCAGATCACTAATGCTACCCTCCAAGCCGCAGGAAGAAGTCACAGAGAGAACGTGTACGTCATGTCCAACCAAGCGAACAATCTCCTGTCAAAGCCAGCGATACAAGCGCTCCGGCTACTCACCCCAGCCGCCGAGGTACACAACGTCGAGAAAGTTCCTGATTTCCGAGCGGAATTTCTCAAACTCTTCAAAGGCCTTGGACTGATCGGGCAAGAGTACCGAATTCCACTCAAACAAGATGCTGTCCCAGTATGCTTATACACACCACGACGCGTACCACACCCACTTCTGCCTAAAGTAAAAGAGAAACTGGACAGCATGGTGCACGACAATGTTATCTCACCTGTTACTGTACCAACAGACTGGTGCTCTGGTGTGGTAATTACACCAAAGAGGAACGGAGACGTCAGAATATGCGTGGACCTGACCAACCTTAATAAAGCGGTCAAGCAAGCAGTCCACCCAATGGCCTCCGTCGACGAGAACCTCGCAAAGGTTAAAAACAGCTAAGTATTTTCAAAACTCGACGCAAACTCGGGGTTTTGGAATGTACCACTGGCGGAAGAGTCTCGTTTACTAACCACGTTTGTGACACCTTTCGGGAGGTACTGCTTCAACCGCCTTTCGGAATATGTTCTGCCCCGGAAGTTTTCCAGCGCACAATGTCTTCAGTGCTGGAGGGACTTGAGGGCGTCATCTGCCACATGGATGACACTCTTATTCACGGCCCAACGCAGGAAGTGCATGATACTCGAGTGAGGCTGGTTCTCAACCGACTCCAGAATGCCGGTTTTACGCTCAATAATAAATGCGAGTTTTCAAAACATAGAATCACTTTCCTGGGTCATGTGATTTCAGATAAAGGGGTTGAGGCAGATCCGGAGAAAACCAAAGCTGTACGAGAGTTTCCACAGCCTACTAACGTAAAGGAACTCCAGCGATTCAATGGGATGGTTAACCAGCTGGCAAAGTTCATCCCAGAACTAGCAAGCATAAACGAGCCACTCCGTCAACTGCTGAGAAAGGGTAACCAGTTCCTATGGGATCATCCCCAGGAAAAAGCATTTCGGGAGATCAAGCAGAAACTCACCTCCCCTGATCTGCTAGCACACTACGACTCTAGCAAAAGAAGTATGGTTGCCGCAGATGCGTGCCAGGATGGACTGGGAGCAGTCCTGTTCCAAACGGACTCTTCTGGCAATCGACGCGCGATAGCTTTTGCCTCACGCTCTCTCAACGATACGGAGAAGCGATACGCTGTCATCGAGAAAGAGGCTTTGGCAGCCGTCTGGGCATGCGAAAAATTCAATGACTACATCCTAGGCACAGAATTCACCCTGGAGACAGATCATCGACCGCTCGTACCCCTATTGACGAGCACAGATCTCTCTAAACTTCCACCAAGGATCCTCCGATTCCGCCTAAGAATGGCCACATACTCTCCGGAGGTGAAGTACGTCCAGGGTGTACACCAAAACACAGCAGATGCCTTGTCCCGAGCACCGACAAGCCAACCAACTCAGAAAGACCTAAGCCTCGTTGAAGAGATCGAGGAACACAGCGAATCACTCCTCGTGTCCCTCCCCGCAACTAAACAACGTCTAGATGAAATAAAGACAGCGCAAGACCACGACGCTATCTGTAAGCAAGTCAAGACGTATTGTCAGGATGGGTGGCCCCCAATCATGCCTTCACAGCCACTACTTAAGCCATACTGGGAGAAAAAGTAGCACCTGACGATGACACGGGGATTCCTCATGTACAATAACCGGATCGTGATACCGCAAGTACTCCAGGTTGATATGCTGAACGCTATATTGTTTACGGTCAAGATCTTGACATTATTTGCTTATCAGAAACATGGCTCAATGACTCTGTTAGTGATCAAGAGATTTCGCCTGTTAATTATGACATCTACAGATCCGATCGTCTCGGTAGATCTGGCGGAGGAACTTTAACAGCAATTAAAACCTTGTTGTCGTCATCTCTAGTTCCTATTCCGTCGGACTTCTCTAGCCTGGAGATGGTTGTTGTCGAAATTGGTAGCTTGCAAAATGGTCGTAGTATTTTAGTCATCAACTGCTATCGAGCACCGAGTGACTTTGATTTTGTGTCAAGATTTTCTGGCTTTCTACAATCATTAGAGATTAACCATTACTACTCAATCTTGGTAGTAGGAGACTTTAATTTCCCAAATATTCAGTGGGTGGAAGGGTCGGGTCTCGCGTACTCCTCTTCTGGTGAGGAAGCTAGTTTTACAAGCCTTCTTACGGATTATTATTTATTCCAGTTAATGGAGCACCCCACCAGAGGCAATAACATCTTAGACCTAGTAATAACAAGTACTCCAACTTTCATTACAGCGGGACCAATGACTGGCCCCCAGTGGAGTGACACTGGTGTTCCTTCAGATCATTTCCCTGTCGTTTTTTATTTATCTGTGGATGTGCGGCTAAAGGAAAACAAACGTTCCAAGCATTATGATTTCAAACATGCAAATTTCGAGTCCTTGGAGCAAACATTGTTGTTAATCCCACTGAGTAATGGCATTCATAACCTAAATTCACAAGAggatttttattccctttggGATTCTTGGAacgattttgtttttgctgcctTAAGTACCTTTGTGCCAAAGGTGaaatgcaaacaaacaaagcgtCCTCCCTGGATTACAAGTGAGCTAGCCAAGGCTATAAACAAGAAGAAGTCAATGTGGAAGCGTATCAAAAACTCTAGAACTGCTGCTAATATGGAAAAATTTCGGAAATTAAGGCAACACCTCAAGAATTGGATACGTTTAGAAAGACGAAATTACGTAAAGAATATCGCAGATGAAATTCACTCAAATTCCAAACGGTTTTGGTCTTACTTTGCTTTTAAGAACAAGGCAAAGCCGATTCCAGATAAGTTAACTTACAATAATACTACTTTTTCGGGTGATCGTGCACGAGCCGAACCCTTCAATGACTTTTTTAAATCTGTTTACAAGGATCATTCTTGGTGTCAAGTAACTTTTGACGAGCCTGCTATTACTGACAACAGTTTATGCCGCGTTCAAGTCTCGGTTGAAGAAATATCAAAGATCCTTTCTTCTTTGCATGTGCATAAAGCAATTGGGCCTGACAAGTTGCCCACAATTGTGTTAAAGGAATGTGCAGAGTCTCTTGCTCCCTCTGTAACAGCTGTAGTGAACTTTGGCTTAAGAACGGGTTTTCAGCTAACTGAATGGAAGAAAGCGAATGTCCCACTCATTCACAAAAAGGGCAAAAAATTTTGGGTTGAAAATTATCGCCCCGTATCCTTGCTTCCCGTTATTTCTAAAGTTCAAGAGAGGAGTTTGGTCGCCAGTCTGGTCCCATATGTCCAGGAGGTCCTGTACACCTATCAGCACGGGTTTCAAAAAGGGAAGTCATGTGTTACTCAACTTTTGGAAGTATTTCATGAGATTGGCTGTGCCCTTGATCGTGGTTTCGAGTCTGACATCATATATCTGGACTTCGCTAAGGCGTTTGACTCTGTATGTACTGCAAAACTGGTGTCAAAACTGAAAGCTTTTGGTATCGGGGAACCGTTACTTAAGTGGTTTCAGTCTTACCTCACAGAAAGGAAACAGAGAGTAGTAGTCAATGGAACTTACTCAGCTTGGACAGATGTGGGGTCTGGTGTTCCTTAAGGGTCATTGCTTGGcccaatattatttttattgtatgtAAATGATTTGCCACGGGTAGTCGAAAACGCATCGCCTGCTATGTTTgcagatgatttcaaatgATTTAAAGTTATTTATCAGGAGTCTGATTTCGTGAATTTGCAACGTGACCTAGATGCGCTTTCTACTTGGTCATGATCAGTTAGTAATGAGCTTTTTTTTCAGCCTACTAAATGCATTAATTTGCGTATTTCTAGAAAACGCAATCGTCCGTCTCGCAACTATTCGCTTAATGGCATTAGCCTGGAGGTAGTTAAAGCCGAAAAAGATTTAGGTGTTTTAATTTCTAGCGACATGACTTGGAAGGACCACATCATTATGGTGGTAGCtaaagcaaataaaatgttaGGTTTCCTGAAGAGAAACTGAGCCGGCTTAGTCAATAGGGATGCACTTTTGAGACTTTATCATTCTTTAGTGCGCTCgcatgtttgtttttgctcgCAGGTCTGGGCTCCGCAGTCAACCGTAAATactctttttctcgttgagGGTATTCAAAGAAGGGCCTCACGTTTTATGGTTGGCAAAGGCAGCGAGCTCTCATATAGAGATCGCCTTATTAAGCTAAGGCTTCTGCCGCTAAATTATTGGTTGGAATATTTGGATCtagttttcttttataaatgCCTAAATAATATGGTTGATTTTACCTTATAATTTGATCattatttctcttttgttcAGGGACGCACGCGCCGTGCAAATACTGCTCATTGCGTTAAGACAAATTAAGCCCGTACTTCCCTTTTCAGAGATTACTTTTTCAATAGAATTGCGATAATATGGAATGGTATTCCTGAAGATATCAAAGTAGCTACTACACTATGCTCTTTCAAACGCCAACTCAAATCTTTTTACTTTAAGCGATTGTATAATGTTTTTGATGGCGACAATGTACGTTCTTTCAAGATTATTTGTCCCAAGTGTCGCCGTGTAACTATTCTAAAAGCTTGCTCTTGTTAGTATTATTGTAGTCCACGATTTATTAcctttttccatgtttttctttctactTCTTAGGTTGATATCTATAGTATATTATTCATATTAATAATAGTTTTGTTGGGGGTAAGGGGTTGgttttttctacattttatGGGGTTAGGAGGGTGAACCAAGTAGGGGACTACGTGTCATATTGTTCTCTCCCCTGTACATTGTACGAatctataaataaataaataaataacagtgAAGACGTATGGATGCCATATGGATCCCTATCCAGCCAGCCTGGGGCGTCGAACGTTACCTAGGCGGCCCTAAGGCTAACAACTCTATAGCTAGTAAAGTATATACATAACATCTAATTTactataaataaactaaaattgTCTCACTTCACTCTGTTCTATCCTCAAGACATCACTTTCATTGTGCGGGCAATGTTTAGGGTCTGAGAGATGACGACTCTCTGCATCCGGAGTAGAATCTCCCCTCCTCGAGCCCCGAACAGTTCCCTCATAGCCTCGTCTACCTCAGTGGACCACCTTCCTAcgatgatgatgttatactgCCGGATGTCATATCCTGGGAACTGCTGTTTGAGTTCCCAGCGGAGGGGGCCATACTTGATGGTCTTCTCTTCTTGCTTCTTTTCCCTGTTCTCCGTCCATGGGCAGCTCATTTCTACCGCCagaactttcttcttctcatgatCTATAAATCTCGCATCCACTCTGTTCTGCTTTACTTGCTCACTTACTGCAAAGACTGGTATATCCCAATGGGTTACTCGTAGAtgggttattattattattactagtaatagttctcactaaagctgcccccgctcttgtcataaaatgtagtggagaatattttctgaaatgactgtgtattgggaataaccgttaattattcttacctttttttttatttaacag
This sequence is a window from Acropora palmata chromosome 9, jaAcrPala1.3, whole genome shotgun sequence. Protein-coding genes within it:
- the LOC141892466 gene encoding uncharacterized protein LOC141892466, which gives rise to MATYQISAPSPMSVKGDVAENWKDFENSWEYYVIATDLRSKLDNDEGKEIVAATLCTVMGADCKRIMNSLPSLSTANKKDPARIVQELKKHFIPQRNVLYERFVFNSAVQKPGETIDEYVVRLRQMAESCEFGTLKDSLIRDRIVIGTTDEGGRERLLRERPVPNLEKAIESLRAFEISRTHKQVISGKEPEMIQHTEKRRNTYKPKGPRKAGKQGEPKRSPKPRPQQRQSESCKWCGRKEDHTRKDCPAKDAKCHLCQKNGHFATVCQSSKCVNAVDKDDCFDSYYTMGEVSSHREDFWSSDVIVNSNSCEFKLDSGSKVTVVSDHTPWLKGLKLDPIKSEFRDPGNIKLSYLFKGQITNATLQAAGRSHRENVYVMSNQANNLLSKPAIQALRLLTPAAEVHNVEKVPDFRAEFLKLFKGLGLIGQEYRIPLKQDAVPVCLYTPRRVPHPLLPKVKEKLDSMVHDNVISPVTVPTDWCSGVVITPKRNGDVRICVDLTNLNKAVKQAVHPMASVDENLAKVKNS